Below is a genomic region from Citrobacter tructae.
CCCGGTGACGGACAGCCCTTCAAAGGCTCCGGGGATGCGCGGGCGCAACTCTTCGTCAGACTCGTACACCGCCGGGACGGGAGGCACGGCGTTATCATCGGCAGGCGTCACAATCAGGCGTTTCACGTTGTAGTTGGCGGCGAGCTGGTCAAGATCGGTATTACCGGAGTAAGCCACCATGACCGCCAGAGCCGCCTCATTAATACGCTGTAACAGGAGAATTTCCCGGTAGGTATTTTCCTGCAGCTGTTTAGTGATTGGCTCCGACTCCAGCGCCAGCGTGCGCCGCACGACGTCCTGCTGGTCCACGGCATAAAGCGCCACAAAGGACGCTTTGCGCTCTGCCAGCAGAGTTTCAAAGTCCGGCACTTTGACAATCTGTGGCGGCGGGAGTTGGGAAAGGTCAATTGCTGCCACTTTGTGCTCCTGTTGCAACGGAAAGAGAAACTGGCGAGCCATCAGTGCGCCGCCCGGTCAGGTCCACGACCATCGAGCCGTCAAAGCCTGAACTGATCGTGATAGCATCGAGAGTAAGCCGTGGCTCCCAGCGCATCAGCGCCACATAAACGGCACTCATCATCTGCAGGCGCAGCGCCGGGTTTTGTGGCTGGTCAATCAGCGCCGACAGCAGCGAACCATACTCCCGGCGGGCAATGCGGCTACCCTGCGGCGTGATCAGAATGTCTTTCACGGACTGATTGAGGTGCTCAGTGTCGGTAATGGCCTTGCCCGTGGCGCTGTTCATGCCGTAATACATCGTCATACCGGGCCTCCCGATGTGTCGCCGCCGGACTTCACTTTGTTGTGCGCGTGGTCATCCACCACGATCCCGTTTGAATCCATCGGCCCGCCACTCTGGTTAACGGCACCGTTAATCACCACGTTACTGTTGATGCGGGTGGTGTCGGCTTCCACAACGAAGTTTTCAGTTTTGAAAGTGACGTTATCTGTAGCCTCGATCACCATGGATTTAATGCCCCGGACGTACCAGCGCCCGGTTTCAGGCTCGTACTCAAACCAGCCACCGTCCGGGTATTCCGTCACGCTGCCGTCCTCAGATTTGGATGGCGGCGGAAACTGGTTTGAGTAGACGGCAGGCAGGGCAAAGGCGGTTTCCAGATTGCCGCCCAGGCTGAACAGCACAACCTGCTCCCCTACAGACGGTTTCCACCAGGTGCGGGAGTTACCCGCGCGTAGCGTCAGCCAATTAATCCAGTTGGTTTCAAGGTTGCCCGTCTTCACCCGGCACAGCCAGTTGTCCCGGTCCACTTCAGTTACAGTTCCGGTGCGGATCAGGTTGGTGATAAGGCGCATGATTTCGGTGAGTTGTGCGTTCATGTCTGTATATTGACATTAATAAGTCTTAGAATGTGAACATACTCAATTGTGTCACTTACAATACAAAGATTACGGTAGACAATGAAAAATTTTCAATTAAGCCCAACCTTGCAACCTGAGACAAAACTCTGGCGCTATATGTCTTTAGACAAATTCATTGATATTTTAGCTAGTGAGGAATTATATTTCACACCACTTAGCCACTATAGTAGAAGTGACCCTTACGAGGGACTATTGCCCCGTATAATATTAGATGCATTCTCTCATGTCATAAGAGATAACTTTGAGGAACTAGCAAGTAAAATACAGCCATTTCTTGATGTTCTTGAAGATGATAAAAGCGGAATCACGATTTCAGATGAGGACAACGCTAACATTCAGAATCTTAAAAATATGATGAGCGAGCACTTCACAAAAATTGAGGAAGGGTACTTTACAGTAATGAACTCTGTTACCGTTAATTGTTGGCATCAAAATGATTTTGAATCTGAAGGTATGTGGAGACTTTACTCCGATGACAACAAAGGCATTGCAATTCAAACATCAGTTCAAAGTCTAATAGATGCCATATCATGTGATGAACACATCGCAATTAACGAAGTCAAATACATAGACTACCTTGATGATAACCTCACAATTAGTGACTGTATAACAAATGGGCGGACCGTACCTTACCTCAAAAGAATTTCATTTGCGCATGAGAAGGAGGTTCGCCTATCAATCACCCCTAAAATCACCCCTGAAAATATAGAAAAACACACTCCAAAGGGAATTAGAGTTAAAGTATCACCTTCCAAGTTAATAGAGAAAATATACATATCCCCATACGTGTCCCAGCCCTATCCAAGTGCTGTATCAGCATTAGTCAATCAGTACAAAATAGAAGAGCACAAGCTAATAAACTCAAACTTACTAACAGTGGACAGCAAGCTGTTAAAGATATTTTAGCCAATGCCAGTTTCACTCAACAACATCAAAAGCAGACAATCACTTATATGTGCTATCGTATGATTGTTAAAGCCTAACAACCGCCGCTCTGCATAACGCACCTCCGGCCCCCGACGGCTTACACGATCACGTAAGCCGTAATGGTGAACCCTAGCAATACGCTGCACCTGCCCGGCAAATTCAACGCTGGCAGAATCGGCACTGGCGGCGGTTTTCAGGTATTTCGTGGTGCGAAGTTTGGCGAACATCTGCCGCTTAATGCGGCCTTTCTTTGTCCTGGCAGTTACCCGGCGCGGCTCGTAGCCCGTGCCATCAGGATTGCGCTGCAGGCGGATGTTGTTCTGCTGGTTTCGCCGCAGCTGCTGCGCTAGTTCCCGCATCATGC
It encodes:
- a CDS encoding GPW/gp25 family protein encodes the protein MTMYYGMNSATGKAITDTEHLNQSVKDILITPQGSRIARREYGSLLSALIDQPQNPALRLQMMSAVYVALMRWEPRLTLDAITISSGFDGSMVVDLTGRRTDGSPVSLSVATGAQSGSN
- a CDS encoding phage baseplate assembly protein V, with the translated sequence MNAQLTEIMRLITNLIRTGTVTEVDRDNWLCRVKTGNLETNWINWLTLRAGNSRTWWKPSVGEQVVLFSLGGNLETAFALPAVYSNQFPPPSKSEDGSVTEYPDGGWFEYEPETGRWYVRGIKSMVIEATDNVTFKTENFVVEADTTRINSNVVINGAVNQSGGPMDSNGIVVDDHAHNKVKSGGDTSGGPV
- a CDS encoding DUF2971 domain-containing protein, translated to MSLDKFIDILASEELYFTPLSHYSRSDPYEGLLPRIILDAFSHVIRDNFEELASKIQPFLDVLEDDKSGITISDEDNANIQNLKNMMSEHFTKIEEGYFTVMNSVTVNCWHQNDFESEGMWRLYSDDNKGIAIQTSVQSLIDAISCDEHIAINEVKYIDYLDDNLTISDCITNGRTVPYLKRISFAHEKEVRLSITPKITPENIEKHTPKGIRVKVSPSKLIEKIYISPYVSQPYPSAVSALVNQYKIEEHKLINSNLLTVDSKLLKIF
- a CDS encoding phage virion morphogenesis protein, which codes for MDELQKMDAWLTALLANLEPAARKRMMRELAQQLRRNQQNNIRLQRNPDGTGYEPRRVTARTKKGRIKRQMFAKLRTTKYLKTAASADSASVEFAGQVQRIARVHHYGLRDRVSRRGPEVRYAERRLLGFNNHTIAHISDCLLLMLLSETGIG